The proteins below come from a single Thermostichus vulcanus str. 'Rupite' genomic window:
- a CDS encoding Uma2 family endonuclease has translation MTALTLDLTPLMTLTREDFIRLCAANPELKLERTARGELIIMAPTGGETGNLNFEIGGEVFVWNRQVGKGKSFDSSTGFSLPSGSDRSPDLAWIPIEKWEALDPEVRQGFLPLCPDFVVEILSPTDSWGQTQAKMQEYMDNGCRLGWLLDPKTRRVMIYREGQAPQLLEDPETLSGEAVLPGFTLPIRKIWSA, from the coding sequence ATGACAGCCTTAACGCTTGATTTAACCCCATTGATGACCCTGACGCGGGAGGATTTCATCCGGCTCTGTGCCGCTAATCCTGAGCTGAAGCTGGAACGCACTGCCCGAGGAGAATTGATCATCATGGCCCCAACCGGAGGTGAAACTGGCAACCTCAATTTTGAAATAGGTGGTGAAGTTTTTGTATGGAATCGGCAGGTGGGCAAGGGCAAGAGTTTTGATTCTTCGACAGGATTTTCTTTGCCTTCGGGCAGCGATCGTTCTCCGGATTTGGCCTGGATTCCGATTGAAAAGTGGGAGGCTTTGGATCCGGAAGTGCGACAGGGATTTTTGCCCTTGTGTCCAGATTTTGTGGTGGAGATTCTCTCCCCGACGGACTCTTGGGGTCAGACCCAGGCCAAGATGCAGGAGTACATGGACAATGGCTGCCGATTGGGATGGTTGTTGGATCCCAAGACTCGGCGGGTGATGATCTATCGAGAAGGCCAAGCTCCGCAACTGCTTGAGGATCCGGAAACGCTATCGGGGGAGGCGGTTTTGCCGGGGTTCACCTTGCCGATTAGAAAGATTTGGTCTGCTTGA
- a CDS encoding Uma2 family endonuclease: MTALTLDLTPLMTLTREDFIRLCAANPELKLERTAQGELIIMAPTGGETGHWNAEITTDLTLWNRQVGKGKSFDSSTGFSLPSGSDRSPDLAWIPIEKWEALDPEVRQGFLPLCPDFVVEILSPTDSWGQTQAKMQEYMDNGCRLGWLLDPKTRRVMIYREGQAPQLLEDPEMLSGEAVLPGFTLPIRKIWSA; the protein is encoded by the coding sequence ATGACAGCCTTAACGCTTGATTTAACCCCATTGATGACCCTGACGCGGGAGGATTTCATCCGGCTCTGTGCTGCTAATCCTGAGCTGAAGCTGGAACGCACTGCCCAAGGAGAGTTGATCATTATGGCCCCAACCGGAGGTGAGACGGGTCACTGGAATGCCGAGATCACCACAGACCTAACCCTTTGGAATCGGCAGGTGGGTAAGGGCAAGAGTTTTGATTCTTCGACAGGATTTTCTTTACCTTCGGGCAGCGATCGTTCTCCGGATTTGGCCTGGATCCCGATTGAAAAATGGGAGGCTTTGGATCCGGAAGTGCGACAGGGATTTTTGCCCTTGTGTCCAGATTTTGTGGTGGAGATTCTCTCCCCGACGGACTCTTGGGGTCAGACCCAGGCCAAGATGCAGGAGTACATGGACAATGGTTGCCGATTGGGATGGTTGTTGGATCCCAAGACTCGGCGGGTGATGATCTATCGAGAAGGCCAAGCTCCGCAACTGCTTGAGGATCCGGAAATGCTATCGGGGGAGGCGGTTTTGCCGGGATTCACCTTGCCGATTAGAAAGATTTGGTCTGCTTGA
- a CDS encoding alternative oxidase, whose protein sequence is MIRLLVAILAFVINVLYRNRPYPRFYVLETVARVPYFSYLSVLHLYETLGWWRKADWLKVHFAESWNELHHLLIMEELGGDKAWFDRFLSRHAALVYYWIITFIYLVHPRAAYHFMELVEQHAYKSYDAFLNSHEAELKAQPATDVAIRYYRDGDLYMFDEFQTAHVPAERRPQMNTLYDVFVAIRDDEMEHVKTMQACQKPEASETFKSPHTVAQAS, encoded by the coding sequence ATGATTCGTTTGCTGGTTGCCATTCTTGCCTTCGTGATTAACGTTCTCTATCGTAATCGCCCCTATCCCAGGTTCTATGTGCTAGAGACAGTGGCTCGGGTTCCTTATTTCTCCTATCTTTCGGTCTTACACCTCTACGAAACGCTGGGCTGGTGGCGCAAAGCAGACTGGCTCAAGGTACACTTTGCCGAGTCTTGGAATGAACTCCATCACCTGTTGATCATGGAAGAATTGGGAGGCGACAAAGCTTGGTTTGACCGTTTTCTCTCCCGTCATGCTGCCTTAGTTTACTACTGGATTATCACCTTCATTTACTTGGTTCATCCTCGTGCTGCCTATCACTTTATGGAGTTGGTGGAACAACACGCCTACAAGAGCTACGATGCTTTTCTCAATAGCCACGAAGCTGAGCTAAAAGCCCAACCGGCAACCGACGTGGCTATTCGCTACTACCGGGATGGTGATCTCTACATGTTCGATGAGTTTCAGACCGCTCACGTACCTGCGGAGCGTCGCCCCCAAATGAATACTCTGTATGATGTTTTTGTGGCTATCCGGGACGATGAAATGGAGCATGTAAAAACCATGCAAGCCTGTCAGAAACCGGAAGCCAGCGAAACGTTCAAAAGCCCCCACACTGTTGCTCA